Proteins from a single region of Pyrus communis chromosome 6, drPyrComm1.1, whole genome shotgun sequence:
- the LOC137736177 gene encoding proline-rich receptor-like protein kinase PERK14 produces MPKPSAAIVGGGAAGALALLVVVIAFVWFCRNHCKSFSNKNSETGSSDPSAIGKTLCLLITLIPCSPPLSVEWNRGGPGSEARHGPRLFTLEELDQATKHFDESSLLGYGSFGLVYKGLLRDGTVVAIKRRSGAPRQDVVSQVTYLSEIHHRHLVRILGYCQESGFQVLVYEYLPSGSVCNHLYDTRSEPSTKFEFKQRLSIALGAAKGLSHLHGLKPPIVHKNFKTANVLVDENFTAKVADAGISKLLEKIEEAGPSRTSSVNFFEDPEAGSSGVTSEMSDVYSFGVFALELLTGQEALHIGFLGSNESLFQWVESWLSSNNLADRRLAGSFTAEGMRDLIRLTLQCMSFPAKRRPKMEMVVMELERIQEKEMSMTTVMGEGTDTITLGSVLFT; encoded by the exons ATGCCAAAGCCATCTGCTGCTATAGTTGGAGGAGGTGCCGCTGGGGCACTTGCCTTGCTCGTAGTCGTCATCGCATTCGTGTGGTTCTGCAGGAACCATTGCAAGAGTTTTTCGAACAAGAACTCTGAAACGGGTTCCTCAGATCCATCTGCAATAGGTAAGActctt TGTTTGTTAATCACTCTGATACCTTGCTCCCCACCATTGTCAGTGGAATGGAATAGGGGTGGGCCAGGCTCGGAAGCAAGACATGGGCCGAGGCTTTTCACATTGGAGGAGTTAGACCAGGCAACCAAGCATTTTGATGAAAGCAGTCTGCTGGGATATGGAAGCTTTGGCCTGGTTTATAAAGGATTGCTGCGTGATGGGACTGTTGTGGCTATCAAACGGAGGTCTGGTGCTCCTAGACAAGATGTTGTCTCACAG GTGACATACTTGTCGGAGATTCATCATCGACATTTAGTTAGAATTCTCGGTTACTGCCAGGAAAGTGGATTTCAAGTACTGGTTTATGAGTATTTACCAAGTGGCAGCGTCTGCAATCACCTATATG ATACTAGATCGGAGCCATCAACTAAATTCGAGTTTAAGCAAAGGCTATCAATAGCTTTAGGTGCTGCGAAAG GTTTATCCCACTTGCACGGACTAAAGCCTCCCATAGTACACAAAAACTTCAAAACAGCCAATGTATTGGTTGACGAGAACTTCACTGCTAAGGTTGCAGATGCAGGGATCTCAAAACTGCTGGAGAAGATTGAAGAAGCAGGTCCTTCACGCACATCTAGTGTCAATTTTTTCGAAGATCCAGA GGCTGGATCATCCGGGGTTACCTCCGAAATGAGTGATGTGTACAGCTTTGGGGTTTTCGCTTTGGAGCTTCTAACTGGACAGGAGGCTTTGCACATTGGCTTCTTGGGATCAAATGAAAGCTTATTTCAATGG GTGGAATCATGGCTGAGTTCAAATAACCTAGCGGACCGCCGGCTAGCTGGAAGCTTCACAGCAGAGGGAATGAGGGACTTGATCAGGCTGACACTGCAATGCATGAGTTTTCCGGCAAAAAGGCGGCCGAAGATGGAGATGGTTGTAATGGAGCTTGAAAGGATTCAGGAGAAAGAAATGTCAATGACAACAGTCATGGGTGAGGGAACTGATACTATCACTCTTGGTAGTGTACTATTTActtga